From Aquila chrysaetos chrysaetos chromosome 3, bAquChr1.4, whole genome shotgun sequence, the proteins below share one genomic window:
- the LOC115339315 gene encoding protein-glutamine gamma-glutamyltransferase 6-like, translating into MADLTPTHISWQPSVNASTHHTDRYANAELTVRRGQAFTITLYFNRPKQTGENLAFVTEIGPSPSESHRTKAVFNLSEVGASGWSAAQGPSESGYMNFTISSPANAVIGRYNLILQVTSGNKIFSRFLGQFVLLFNPWCPGDDVYMANENERQEYVLNENGIIFVGNAKYIEARGWYYGQFQDHLLNICLTMLDLSLYYRQDPAIDVSRRGDPKYVGRVISSMINGNDNDNGVLLGKWQGSFHSHENPSRWDGSVVILQKWCQDNYKPVQYGQCWVFAGVMCTVLRCLGIPTRLVSNFNSAHDVDRNLSIDKYYDSSGKSLNISKDSTWDYHVWNESWFIRPDLGTSYNGWQVLDATPQEQSRGLFQCGPASVTAIKEGDVDLDYDTLFVYTEVNADCNRWIVYNDGTKRRVYCDTEIIGRFISTKAVGSNSRVDVTCNYKYPEGSSEERRVYKKALAKIFGTNITEGHTESPDERSSETIRNPGISGKFKLAEPPVFGKDITLILILNNLSFDHKTVKVDMSASTILYTRRPVAEILKATTSVDLGSKQGKHIQLKIPYSYYGKYLTTDKRIQVTALCEVMHMHGVKLLVEKTIILEDTNIIIKIPRRVVVNKAVTLEISYANPLPEPVNRCVLLVTLMNQQVKIHLAQLAPRERSKIYFEFTPRRTGPLQLQVDFSCDKFSHVKGFVTIAVAPA; encoded by the exons atCTGACACCAACACATATCAGCTGGCAGCCATCAGTAAACGCAAGCACACACCATACTGACAGATATGCCAATGCTGAGTTGACTGTGAGGCGAGGACAAGCCTTCACTATTACCCTGTACTTCAACAGACCAAAGCAGACTGGGGAGAACCTAGCATTTGTCACTGAAATAG GACCATCCCCCTCAGAATCTCATCGtacaaaagctgtatttaacCTCTCTGAGGTGGGGGCAAGTGGCTGGAGTGCTGCCCAAGGACCCAGCGAGTCTGGCTATATGAACTTTACAATATCCAGCCCAGCCAATGCTGTCATTGGACGATACAATCTCATCCTTCAAGTAACCTCAGGGAACAAGATCTTCTCCAGATTCCTGGGGCAGTTTGTGTTACTCTTCAACCCTTGGTGCCCAG GTGATGATGTCTACATGGCTAatgaaaatgagagacaagAATATGTTCTAAATGAAAATGGAATAATCTTTGTGGGCAATGCAAAGTACATTGAAGCAAGAGGATGGTACTATGGACAG TTTCAAGATCACCTTCTAAACATCTGTCTTACCATGCTTGATCTGAGCCTATACTATCGTCAGGACCCAGCCATTGATGTATCCCGAAGAGGAGATCCTAAATATGTGGGCCGAGTAATCAGTTCTATG ATCAATGgaaatgataatgataatggaGTTCTCCTGGGAAAGTGGCAAGGAAGTTTCCATTCACATGAGAATCCATCCAGATGGGATGGCAGTGTGGTAATCCTCCAGAAATGGTGTCAGGACAACTACAAGCCTGTTCAGTATGGCCAGTGCTGGGTTTTTGCAGGCGTGATGTGTACAG ttctgAGGTGCTTGGGGATTCCAACTCGTTTGGTTTCAAATTTTAACTCTGCCCATGATGTGGATAGAAACCTGAGTATTGATAAGTACTACGACAGCTCTGGAAAGAGTCTTAATATCAGCAAGGATTCCACATG GGATTATCATGTCTGGAACGAAAGCTGGTTCATTCGCCCAGACCTGGGAACATCATACAACGGATGGCAGGTTTTAGATGCGACTCCACAAGAACAAAGCAGAG gATTATTTCAGTGTGGCCCTGCATCTGTCACAGCCATCAAAGAAGGTGATGTAGACTTGGATTATGACACCTTATTTGTGTATACAGAGGTGAATGCCGATTGCAACAGATGGATTGTATACAATGATGGAACTAAGAGAAGAGTTTATTGTGATACTGAAATAATTGGCAGGTTTATCAGCACCAAAGCCGTGGGCAGCAATTCCCGTGTGGATGTCACCTGTAATTACAAATATCCAGAAG GTTCTTCTGAGGAAAGACGAGTTTATAAAAAGGCCTTAGCCAAGATATTTGGAACAAACATCACAGAAGGACACACAGAATCTCCAGATGAAAGATCTTCAGAGACAATTAGAAACCCTGGGATCTCTGGGAAATTCAAGCTGGCTGAACCTCCAGTGTTTGGCAAAGACATTACCCTAATCTTAATTCTCAATAACCTATCTTTTGACCACAAGACCGTGAAGGTGGACATGAGTGCGTCAACCATCCTGTACACAAGGAGACCAGTGGCAGAGATCCTGAAGGCAACCACTTCTGTGGATCTTGGTTCTAAACAAG GGAAACATATACAGTTAAAGATCCCTTATTCTTATTATGGAAAATATCTGACTACTGACAAAAGGATCCAAGTTACTGCTTTGTGTGAAGTCATGCACATGCATGGGGTAAAGTTGCTGGTGGAGAAGACAATCATTTTAGAGGACACAAACATTATTATTAAG ATTCCTCGGCGGGTTGTAGTGAACAAAGCTGTTACTCTAGAGATCTCATATGCCAATCCCCTCCCTGAACCTGTGAACCGCTGTGTACTACTAGTGACTTTGATGAATCAACAGGTCAAGATACA tctgGCACAACTGGCACCGAGGGAGAgatcaaaaatttattttgaattcaCACCTCGCAGGACTGGGCCCTTACAGCTGCAAGTAGACTTCTCTTGTGACAAATTTTCACATGTCAAGGGATTTGTAACCATTGCAGTAGCACCTGCATAA
- the LOC115339313 gene encoding protein-glutamine gamma-glutamyltransferase 6-like isoform X1 has protein sequence MAALKIANVNWQSELNKAAHHTSDYSSTEAILRRGQPFTITLHLQTMVQSGDNFTFIASTGPSPAESQRTKAVFNLSEEGASGWSATQEPSEPGCMNFTIFSPANAVIGRYKLKLQIVSGNKVSSTLLGQFVLLFNPWCPNDDVYMANEKERQEYVLNDSGIIFQGLEKYIQQEAWNYGQFEEDILDISLAILDRSLNHRQDPAADVSNRNNPIYVSRVISAMVNSNDEKGVVEGKWNGKYCSGTNPLQWSGSVTILRKWYRGRYKPVRYGQCWVFAGVMCTVLRSLGIPTRVITNFNSAHDRNINLSIDKYVDISGKTLHLTEDSVWNFHVWNESWFIRRDLGSFYDGWQVLDATPQERSKGIYQCGPASTRAIKEGHVNLDYDSSFLFAAVNADYVTWIHYSNKRKERIYSDTRKIGKFISTKAVGTNSRVDITANYKYPEAGSLKERQVYKKALKLLAVRSTWKRTKITRRRRRSSVAWRQNMTQPAQKPSISGKLILDASPVIGQDILLTLALRNLTSDFNNIKVKLRASAILYTRKPKAEILQLSRSVKLGSEEVKEISFKISYSQYKNSLVDDRKILVTAVCETKQGASLLVEKDIVLQDPFLTIKVLGPTVVHKAVDVQVTFTNPLSEVVTGCVLRAEGSGLIKDQLRINVARMAPMESSTVQFEIIPYKSGTRQLQVDLVCIHFSDIKGFVMLDVTPA, from the exons ATGGCGG CCCTGAAAATAGCAAATGTCAACTGGCAATCTGAACTGAATAAAGCTGCACACCACACCTCTGattacagcagcacagaagcaaTCTTGAGGAGAGGACAGCCCTTCACCATCACTCTGCACCTCCAAACAATGGTGCAATCTGGGGACAACTTCACATTTATTGCAAGCACAG GACCATCACCAGCAGAATCACAGAGGACCAAGGCTGTATTTAACCTCTCTGAGGAGGGTGCCAGTGGCTGGAGTGCAACCCAAGAGCCCAGTGAGCCCGGCTGCATGAACTTCACAATATTCAGCCCAGCCAATGCTGTCATTGGACGATACAAGCTTAAACTCCAGATTGTTTCTGGGAACAAGGTCTCTTCAACACTCCTGGGCCAGTTTGTACTACTCTTCAATCCCTGGTGTCCAA ATGATGATGTCTATATGGCTAATGAAAAGGAGCGACAGGAGTATGTCCTGAACGATAGTGGAATCATATTTCAGGgactggaaaaatatattcaacaAGAAGCTTGGAACTATGGACAG tttGAAGAGGATATCCTTGATATCTCTCTGGCTATACTGGATCGAAGCCTGAACCACCGCCAAGATCCAGCTGCTGATGTATCCAACAGAAACAATCCTATCTATGTGAGCAGGGTTATCAGTGCTATG GTTAACAGCAACGATGAAAAAGGAGTAGTGGAAGGGAAGTGGAATGGAAAGTACTGCTCAGGAACCAACCCCCTGCAGTGGAGTGGAAGCGTGACCATCCTTCGAAAGTGGTACAGGGGGAGATACAAACCTGTCCGGTATGGCCAGTGCTGGGTCTTTGCAGGAGTAATGTGCACAG TTCTGAGATCCTTGGGAATACCTACTCGCGTTATTACAAACTTCAACTCTGCCCATGACAGGAATATAAATCTGAGTATTGATAAGTACGTTGACATTTCTGGAAAGACCCTGCACTTGACTGAAGACAGTGTGtg GAATTTCCATGTCTGGAATGAAAGCTGGTTCATTAGAAGAGATCTTGGCTCTTTTTATGATGGATGGCAGGTTCTGGATGCAACACCCCAGGAAAGAAGCAAAG GCATATATCAGTGTGGTCCTGCCTCCACCAGAGCCATTAAGGAAGGGCATGTGAACCTGGATTATGACAgctcatttctgtttgcagcagTGAATGCTGACTATGTTACTTGGATTCACTatagcaacaaaagaaaagagagaatttatTCTGATACTAGGAAGATTGGAAAATTTATCAGCACCAAAGCAGTGGGCACTAACTCCCGTGTGGATATCACTGCTAATTACAAATATCCAGAAG CAGGATCCTTGAAAGAAAGACAGGTGTATAAAAAAGCACTGAAGCTGCTTGCTGTGAGAAGCACTTGGAAAAGAACTAAAATTACAAGACGTAGAAGACGATCTTCAGTAGCATGGAGACAAAATATGACACAGCCTGCACAAAAACCCAGTATCTCAGGGAAGCTGATCCTTGATGCATCTCCTGTAATTGGCCAGGATATCCTCCTTACCTTGGCACTCAGGAACTTGACCTCAGATTTCAATAACATAAAGGTTAAACTGAGAGCTTCAGCCATTCTCTACACGAGAAAACCAAAGGCAGAGATTTTGCAGTTGTCTAGGTCTGTTAAACTTGGATCTGAAGAAG TGAAAGAGATTTCATTCAAGATCTCCTATTCCCAGTACAAAAACTCTCTGGTGGATGACAGGAAGATCCTAGTGACTGCTGTGTGTGAAACCAAACAGGGAGCCTCGCTTCTAGTGGAGAAGGACATTGTACTTCAGGATCCTTTTCTCACCATCAAG GTCCTTGGTCCAACAGTGGTACACAAGGCTGTTGATGTGCAGGTGACATTTACCAACCCGCTGTCTGAAGTGGTGACAGGCTGTGTGCTGAGAGCCGAAGGTAGTGGCCTGATCAAAGACCAACTCAGAATCAA TGTGGCAAGAATGGCCCCCATGGAGAGCTCAACAGTCCAATTTGAAATCATTCCCTACAAGAGTGGCACCAGGCAGCTTCAGGTGGACTTGGTTTGCATCCATTTTTCAGACATTAAGGGATTTGTGATGCTTGATGTGACTCCTGCTTAG
- the LOC115339313 gene encoding protein-glutamine gamma-glutamyltransferase 6-like isoform X3, whose amino-acid sequence MAALKIANVNWQSELNKAAHHTSDYSSTEAILRRGQPFTITLHLQTMVQSGDNFTFIASTGPSPAESQRTKAVFNLSEEGASGWSATQEPSEPGCMNFTIFSPANAVIGRYKLKLQIVSGNKVSSTLLGQFVLLFNPWCPNDDVYMANEKERQEYVLNDSGIIFQGLEKYIQQEAWNYGQFEEDILDISLAILDRSLNHRQDPAADVSNRNNPIYVNSNDEKGVVEGKWNGKYCSGTNPLQWSGSVTILRKWYRGRYKPVRYGQCWVFAGVMCTVLRSLGIPTRVITNFNSAHDRNINLSIDKYVDISGKTLHLTEDSVWNFHVWNESWFIRRDLGSFYDGWQVLDATPQERSKGIYQCGPASTRAIKEGHVNLDYDSSFLFAAVNADYVTWIHYSNKRKERIYSDTRKIGKFISTKAVGTNSRVDITANYKYPEAGSLKERQVYKKALKLLAVRSTWKRTKITRRRRRSSVAWRQNMTQPAQKPSISGKLILDASPVIGQDILLTLALRNLTSDFNNIKVKLRASAILYTRKPKAEILQLSRSVKLGSEEVKEISFKISYSQYKNSLVDDRKILVTAVCETKQGASLLVEKDIVLQDPFLTIKVLGPTVVHKAVDVQVTFTNPLSEVVTGCVLRAEGSGLIKDQLRINVARMAPMESSTVQFEIIPYKSGTRQLQVDLVCIHFSDIKGFVMLDVTPA is encoded by the exons ATGGCGG CCCTGAAAATAGCAAATGTCAACTGGCAATCTGAACTGAATAAAGCTGCACACCACACCTCTGattacagcagcacagaagcaaTCTTGAGGAGAGGACAGCCCTTCACCATCACTCTGCACCTCCAAACAATGGTGCAATCTGGGGACAACTTCACATTTATTGCAAGCACAG GACCATCACCAGCAGAATCACAGAGGACCAAGGCTGTATTTAACCTCTCTGAGGAGGGTGCCAGTGGCTGGAGTGCAACCCAAGAGCCCAGTGAGCCCGGCTGCATGAACTTCACAATATTCAGCCCAGCCAATGCTGTCATTGGACGATACAAGCTTAAACTCCAGATTGTTTCTGGGAACAAGGTCTCTTCAACACTCCTGGGCCAGTTTGTACTACTCTTCAATCCCTGGTGTCCAA ATGATGATGTCTATATGGCTAATGAAAAGGAGCGACAGGAGTATGTCCTGAACGATAGTGGAATCATATTTCAGGgactggaaaaatatattcaacaAGAAGCTTGGAACTATGGACAG tttGAAGAGGATATCCTTGATATCTCTCTGGCTATACTGGATCGAAGCCTGAACCACCGCCAAGATCCAGCTGCTGATGTATCCAACAGAAACAATCCTATCTAT GTTAACAGCAACGATGAAAAAGGAGTAGTGGAAGGGAAGTGGAATGGAAAGTACTGCTCAGGAACCAACCCCCTGCAGTGGAGTGGAAGCGTGACCATCCTTCGAAAGTGGTACAGGGGGAGATACAAACCTGTCCGGTATGGCCAGTGCTGGGTCTTTGCAGGAGTAATGTGCACAG TTCTGAGATCCTTGGGAATACCTACTCGCGTTATTACAAACTTCAACTCTGCCCATGACAGGAATATAAATCTGAGTATTGATAAGTACGTTGACATTTCTGGAAAGACCCTGCACTTGACTGAAGACAGTGTGtg GAATTTCCATGTCTGGAATGAAAGCTGGTTCATTAGAAGAGATCTTGGCTCTTTTTATGATGGATGGCAGGTTCTGGATGCAACACCCCAGGAAAGAAGCAAAG GCATATATCAGTGTGGTCCTGCCTCCACCAGAGCCATTAAGGAAGGGCATGTGAACCTGGATTATGACAgctcatttctgtttgcagcagTGAATGCTGACTATGTTACTTGGATTCACTatagcaacaaaagaaaagagagaatttatTCTGATACTAGGAAGATTGGAAAATTTATCAGCACCAAAGCAGTGGGCACTAACTCCCGTGTGGATATCACTGCTAATTACAAATATCCAGAAG CAGGATCCTTGAAAGAAAGACAGGTGTATAAAAAAGCACTGAAGCTGCTTGCTGTGAGAAGCACTTGGAAAAGAACTAAAATTACAAGACGTAGAAGACGATCTTCAGTAGCATGGAGACAAAATATGACACAGCCTGCACAAAAACCCAGTATCTCAGGGAAGCTGATCCTTGATGCATCTCCTGTAATTGGCCAGGATATCCTCCTTACCTTGGCACTCAGGAACTTGACCTCAGATTTCAATAACATAAAGGTTAAACTGAGAGCTTCAGCCATTCTCTACACGAGAAAACCAAAGGCAGAGATTTTGCAGTTGTCTAGGTCTGTTAAACTTGGATCTGAAGAAG TGAAAGAGATTTCATTCAAGATCTCCTATTCCCAGTACAAAAACTCTCTGGTGGATGACAGGAAGATCCTAGTGACTGCTGTGTGTGAAACCAAACAGGGAGCCTCGCTTCTAGTGGAGAAGGACATTGTACTTCAGGATCCTTTTCTCACCATCAAG GTCCTTGGTCCAACAGTGGTACACAAGGCTGTTGATGTGCAGGTGACATTTACCAACCCGCTGTCTGAAGTGGTGACAGGCTGTGTGCTGAGAGCCGAAGGTAGTGGCCTGATCAAAGACCAACTCAGAATCAA TGTGGCAAGAATGGCCCCCATGGAGAGCTCAACAGTCCAATTTGAAATCATTCCCTACAAGAGTGGCACCAGGCAGCTTCAGGTGGACTTGGTTTGCATCCATTTTTCAGACATTAAGGGATTTGTGATGCTTGATGTGACTCCTGCTTAG
- the LOC115339313 gene encoding protein-glutamine gamma-glutamyltransferase 6-like isoform X4, translating to MAALKIANVNWQSELNKAAHHTSDYSSTEAILRRGQPFTITLHLQTMVQSGDNFTFIASTGPSPAESQRTKAVFNLSEEGASGWSATQEPSEPGCMNFTIFSPANAVIGRYKLKLQIVSGNKVSSTLLGQFVLLFNPWCPNDDVYMANEKERQEYVLNDSGIIFQGLEKYIQQEAWNYGQFEEDILDISLAILDRSLNHRQDPAADVSNRNNPIYVSRVISAMVNSNDEKGVVEGKWNGKYCSGTNPLQWSGSVTILRKWYRGRYKPVRYGQCWVFAGVMCTVLRSLGIPTRVITNFNSAHDRNINLSIDKYVDISGKTLHLTEDSVWNFHVWNESWFIRRDLGSFYDGWQVLDATPQERSKGSLKERQVYKKALKLLAVRSTWKRTKITRRRRRSSVAWRQNMTQPAQKPSISGKLILDASPVIGQDILLTLALRNLTSDFNNIKVKLRASAILYTRKPKAEILQLSRSVKLGSEEVKEISFKISYSQYKNSLVDDRKILVTAVCETKQGASLLVEKDIVLQDPFLTIKVLGPTVVHKAVDVQVTFTNPLSEVVTGCVLRAEGSGLIKDQLRINVARMAPMESSTVQFEIIPYKSGTRQLQVDLVCIHFSDIKGFVMLDVTPA from the exons ATGGCGG CCCTGAAAATAGCAAATGTCAACTGGCAATCTGAACTGAATAAAGCTGCACACCACACCTCTGattacagcagcacagaagcaaTCTTGAGGAGAGGACAGCCCTTCACCATCACTCTGCACCTCCAAACAATGGTGCAATCTGGGGACAACTTCACATTTATTGCAAGCACAG GACCATCACCAGCAGAATCACAGAGGACCAAGGCTGTATTTAACCTCTCTGAGGAGGGTGCCAGTGGCTGGAGTGCAACCCAAGAGCCCAGTGAGCCCGGCTGCATGAACTTCACAATATTCAGCCCAGCCAATGCTGTCATTGGACGATACAAGCTTAAACTCCAGATTGTTTCTGGGAACAAGGTCTCTTCAACACTCCTGGGCCAGTTTGTACTACTCTTCAATCCCTGGTGTCCAA ATGATGATGTCTATATGGCTAATGAAAAGGAGCGACAGGAGTATGTCCTGAACGATAGTGGAATCATATTTCAGGgactggaaaaatatattcaacaAGAAGCTTGGAACTATGGACAG tttGAAGAGGATATCCTTGATATCTCTCTGGCTATACTGGATCGAAGCCTGAACCACCGCCAAGATCCAGCTGCTGATGTATCCAACAGAAACAATCCTATCTATGTGAGCAGGGTTATCAGTGCTATG GTTAACAGCAACGATGAAAAAGGAGTAGTGGAAGGGAAGTGGAATGGAAAGTACTGCTCAGGAACCAACCCCCTGCAGTGGAGTGGAAGCGTGACCATCCTTCGAAAGTGGTACAGGGGGAGATACAAACCTGTCCGGTATGGCCAGTGCTGGGTCTTTGCAGGAGTAATGTGCACAG TTCTGAGATCCTTGGGAATACCTACTCGCGTTATTACAAACTTCAACTCTGCCCATGACAGGAATATAAATCTGAGTATTGATAAGTACGTTGACATTTCTGGAAAGACCCTGCACTTGACTGAAGACAGTGTGtg GAATTTCCATGTCTGGAATGAAAGCTGGTTCATTAGAAGAGATCTTGGCTCTTTTTATGATGGATGGCAGGTTCTGGATGCAACACCCCAGGAAAGAAGCAAAG GATCCTTGAAAGAAAGACAGGTGTATAAAAAAGCACTGAAGCTGCTTGCTGTGAGAAGCACTTGGAAAAGAACTAAAATTACAAGACGTAGAAGACGATCTTCAGTAGCATGGAGACAAAATATGACACAGCCTGCACAAAAACCCAGTATCTCAGGGAAGCTGATCCTTGATGCATCTCCTGTAATTGGCCAGGATATCCTCCTTACCTTGGCACTCAGGAACTTGACCTCAGATTTCAATAACATAAAGGTTAAACTGAGAGCTTCAGCCATTCTCTACACGAGAAAACCAAAGGCAGAGATTTTGCAGTTGTCTAGGTCTGTTAAACTTGGATCTGAAGAAG TGAAAGAGATTTCATTCAAGATCTCCTATTCCCAGTACAAAAACTCTCTGGTGGATGACAGGAAGATCCTAGTGACTGCTGTGTGTGAAACCAAACAGGGAGCCTCGCTTCTAGTGGAGAAGGACATTGTACTTCAGGATCCTTTTCTCACCATCAAG GTCCTTGGTCCAACAGTGGTACACAAGGCTGTTGATGTGCAGGTGACATTTACCAACCCGCTGTCTGAAGTGGTGACAGGCTGTGTGCTGAGAGCCGAAGGTAGTGGCCTGATCAAAGACCAACTCAGAATCAA TGTGGCAAGAATGGCCCCCATGGAGAGCTCAACAGTCCAATTTGAAATCATTCCCTACAAGAGTGGCACCAGGCAGCTTCAGGTGGACTTGGTTTGCATCCATTTTTCAGACATTAAGGGATTTGTGATGCTTGATGTGACTCCTGCTTAG
- the LOC115339313 gene encoding protein-glutamine gamma-glutamyltransferase 6-like isoform X2, which yields MAALKIANVNWQSELNKAAHHTSDYSSTEAILRRGQPFTITLHLQTMVQSGDNFTFIASTGPSPAESQRTKAVFNLSEEGASGWSATQEPSEPGCMNFTIFSPANAVIGRYKLKLQIVSGNKVSSTLLGQFVLLFNPWCPNDDVYMANEKERQEYVLNDSGIIFQGLEKYIQQEAWNYGQFEEDILDISLAILDRSLNHRQDPAADVSNRNNPIYVSRVISAMVNSNDEKGVVEGKWNGKYCSGTNPLQWSGSVTILRKWYRGRYKPVRYGQCWVFAGVMCTVLRSLGIPTRVITNFNSAHDRNINLSIDKYVDISGKTLHLTEDSVWNFHVWNESWFIRRDLGSFYDGWQVLDATPQERSKGIYQCGPASTRAIKEGHVNLDYDSSFLFAAVNADYVTWIHYSNKRKERIYSDTRKIGKFISTKAVGTNSRVDITANYKYPEGSLKERQVYKKALKLLAVRSTWKRTKITRRRRRSSVAWRQNMTQPAQKPSISGKLILDASPVIGQDILLTLALRNLTSDFNNIKVKLRASAILYTRKPKAEILQLSRSVKLGSEEVKEISFKISYSQYKNSLVDDRKILVTAVCETKQGASLLVEKDIVLQDPFLTIKVLGPTVVHKAVDVQVTFTNPLSEVVTGCVLRAEGSGLIKDQLRINVARMAPMESSTVQFEIIPYKSGTRQLQVDLVCIHFSDIKGFVMLDVTPA from the exons ATGGCGG CCCTGAAAATAGCAAATGTCAACTGGCAATCTGAACTGAATAAAGCTGCACACCACACCTCTGattacagcagcacagaagcaaTCTTGAGGAGAGGACAGCCCTTCACCATCACTCTGCACCTCCAAACAATGGTGCAATCTGGGGACAACTTCACATTTATTGCAAGCACAG GACCATCACCAGCAGAATCACAGAGGACCAAGGCTGTATTTAACCTCTCTGAGGAGGGTGCCAGTGGCTGGAGTGCAACCCAAGAGCCCAGTGAGCCCGGCTGCATGAACTTCACAATATTCAGCCCAGCCAATGCTGTCATTGGACGATACAAGCTTAAACTCCAGATTGTTTCTGGGAACAAGGTCTCTTCAACACTCCTGGGCCAGTTTGTACTACTCTTCAATCCCTGGTGTCCAA ATGATGATGTCTATATGGCTAATGAAAAGGAGCGACAGGAGTATGTCCTGAACGATAGTGGAATCATATTTCAGGgactggaaaaatatattcaacaAGAAGCTTGGAACTATGGACAG tttGAAGAGGATATCCTTGATATCTCTCTGGCTATACTGGATCGAAGCCTGAACCACCGCCAAGATCCAGCTGCTGATGTATCCAACAGAAACAATCCTATCTATGTGAGCAGGGTTATCAGTGCTATG GTTAACAGCAACGATGAAAAAGGAGTAGTGGAAGGGAAGTGGAATGGAAAGTACTGCTCAGGAACCAACCCCCTGCAGTGGAGTGGAAGCGTGACCATCCTTCGAAAGTGGTACAGGGGGAGATACAAACCTGTCCGGTATGGCCAGTGCTGGGTCTTTGCAGGAGTAATGTGCACAG TTCTGAGATCCTTGGGAATACCTACTCGCGTTATTACAAACTTCAACTCTGCCCATGACAGGAATATAAATCTGAGTATTGATAAGTACGTTGACATTTCTGGAAAGACCCTGCACTTGACTGAAGACAGTGTGtg GAATTTCCATGTCTGGAATGAAAGCTGGTTCATTAGAAGAGATCTTGGCTCTTTTTATGATGGATGGCAGGTTCTGGATGCAACACCCCAGGAAAGAAGCAAAG GCATATATCAGTGTGGTCCTGCCTCCACCAGAGCCATTAAGGAAGGGCATGTGAACCTGGATTATGACAgctcatttctgtttgcagcagTGAATGCTGACTATGTTACTTGGATTCACTatagcaacaaaagaaaagagagaatttatTCTGATACTAGGAAGATTGGAAAATTTATCAGCACCAAAGCAGTGGGCACTAACTCCCGTGTGGATATCACTGCTAATTACAAATATCCAGAAG GATCCTTGAAAGAAAGACAGGTGTATAAAAAAGCACTGAAGCTGCTTGCTGTGAGAAGCACTTGGAAAAGAACTAAAATTACAAGACGTAGAAGACGATCTTCAGTAGCATGGAGACAAAATATGACACAGCCTGCACAAAAACCCAGTATCTCAGGGAAGCTGATCCTTGATGCATCTCCTGTAATTGGCCAGGATATCCTCCTTACCTTGGCACTCAGGAACTTGACCTCAGATTTCAATAACATAAAGGTTAAACTGAGAGCTTCAGCCATTCTCTACACGAGAAAACCAAAGGCAGAGATTTTGCAGTTGTCTAGGTCTGTTAAACTTGGATCTGAAGAAG TGAAAGAGATTTCATTCAAGATCTCCTATTCCCAGTACAAAAACTCTCTGGTGGATGACAGGAAGATCCTAGTGACTGCTGTGTGTGAAACCAAACAGGGAGCCTCGCTTCTAGTGGAGAAGGACATTGTACTTCAGGATCCTTTTCTCACCATCAAG GTCCTTGGTCCAACAGTGGTACACAAGGCTGTTGATGTGCAGGTGACATTTACCAACCCGCTGTCTGAAGTGGTGACAGGCTGTGTGCTGAGAGCCGAAGGTAGTGGCCTGATCAAAGACCAACTCAGAATCAA TGTGGCAAGAATGGCCCCCATGGAGAGCTCAACAGTCCAATTTGAAATCATTCCCTACAAGAGTGGCACCAGGCAGCTTCAGGTGGACTTGGTTTGCATCCATTTTTCAGACATTAAGGGATTTGTGATGCTTGATGTGACTCCTGCTTAG